Proteins found in one Streptomyces sp. NBC_00461 genomic segment:
- a CDS encoding family 1 encapsulin nanocompartment shell protein yields the protein MNNLHRDLAPLSSAAWNDLEEEARRTFKRHVAARRIVDVPEPYGVELAGVGTGHLDTVDAPADGVIAHTRRFQPLVELRVPFTVDRRQVDDVARGAKDADWQPAKDAARQLAFAEDRAVFEGYAAAGIVGLRESSANSQVTLPADARDYPDAISQAVTALRLAGVDGVYSLALSAEAYTAVSETSDHGYPIIKHIARLLDGDIVWAPAIDGAFLLSTRGGDFEMHVGQDVSIGYLSHDATSVTLYLEETLTFLVHTSEAVVALAPPSSGA from the coding sequence ATGAACAACCTGCACCGTGACCTGGCGCCCCTATCCAGCGCCGCATGGAACGACCTGGAGGAAGAGGCACGGCGCACCTTCAAACGGCACGTCGCGGCACGCCGAATCGTCGACGTCCCCGAGCCGTACGGCGTCGAACTGGCGGGCGTGGGCACCGGGCACCTCGATACCGTGGACGCTCCTGCCGACGGCGTGATCGCCCACACGCGCCGCTTTCAGCCGCTGGTCGAGCTGCGCGTTCCGTTCACCGTTGACCGCCGGCAGGTCGACGACGTCGCCCGCGGAGCCAAGGACGCCGACTGGCAGCCCGCCAAGGACGCCGCTCGGCAGCTTGCGTTCGCCGAGGACCGGGCGGTCTTCGAGGGATACGCGGCCGCAGGCATCGTCGGCCTGCGCGAGAGCTCCGCCAACTCACAGGTGACGCTGCCCGCCGATGCCCGCGACTACCCGGACGCGATCAGCCAGGCGGTCACCGCCCTGCGCCTGGCAGGCGTAGACGGCGTGTACTCCCTGGCCCTGAGCGCCGAGGCGTACACGGCCGTCAGCGAGACCTCCGACCACGGCTATCCGATCATCAAGCACATCGCCAGACTCCTGGACGGGGACATCGTCTGGGCGCCCGCCATCGACGGCGCCTTCCTCCTGTCCACCCGCGGCGGCGACTTCGAGATGCATGTCGGCCAGGACGTGTCGATCGGCTACCTCTCCCACGACGCGACCAGCGTCACCCTGTACCTGGAGGAGACGCTGACCTTCCTCGTCCACACCAGCGAAGCGGTCGTGGCACTCGCTCCGCCCTCGTCCGGCGCTTGA
- a CDS encoding SRPBCC family protein, translated as MSGQFEAVVEVDRPVEEVFAYLADGRNDPQFSPRVLRIDRVPDTETAVGTVFRSSVKDAGMKTAREFRITELEAPAKIRWAEESKNTVMVREGGYDLAALGDGRTRVRIFNVLEGHGLGKVVVSLALAAARKDADAFGARIKTAAEAAIGPR; from the coding sequence ATGTCGGGACAGTTCGAAGCGGTGGTCGAGGTCGATCGGCCTGTCGAGGAAGTGTTCGCCTACCTCGCCGACGGGCGCAACGATCCACAGTTCAGCCCCCGGGTGCTGCGGATCGATCGAGTCCCGGACACCGAGACCGCGGTCGGTACGGTTTTCCGGAGTTCGGTGAAGGACGCCGGGATGAAGACCGCCAGGGAGTTCCGCATCACCGAACTCGAGGCTCCGGCGAAGATCCGCTGGGCCGAGGAGTCGAAGAACACCGTGATGGTACGTGAGGGCGGCTACGACCTTGCGGCGCTCGGAGACGGCAGGACGCGCGTGCGTATCTTCAACGTTCTGGAGGGGCACGGCCTGGGCAAGGTCGTCGTCTCTCTGGCGCTGGCCGCCGCCCGCAAGGACGCCGACGCCTTTGGCGCCCGTATCAAGACAGCGGCCGAGGCGGCGATCGGTCCGCGCTGA